A genomic segment from Arcobacter acticola encodes:
- a CDS encoding F0F1 ATP synthase subunit delta has product MNDLVAKRYVKALVDGRNSETIVAISGKLNVISSAFADEKFNSIVSSPEIAVSSKVDLIISLCDAAKDETLNNFIKILGEKRRLGLLPFIAKELDSQIAKMNNSYVGVVYTNQELSNDYVSSIEKQFSKKFDVKLSLSQNVCDYDGIKVDIDGLGVEISFSKERLKSQLIDHILKAV; this is encoded by the coding sequence ATGAATGATTTAGTTGCAAAAAGATACGTAAAAGCGTTAGTTGATGGTAGAAATAGTGAAACTATAGTTGCTATTAGCGGTAAGCTAAATGTTATTTCTTCAGCATTTGCTGATGAAAAATTCAATTCGATAGTGTCTTCTCCTGAGATTGCTGTTTCTTCAAAAGTAGATTTAATTATCTCTTTATGTGATGCAGCAAAAGATGAAACTTTAAATAATTTCATCAAAATACTTGGTGAAAAAAGAAGACTAGGATTATTACCATTTATTGCAAAAGAGTTAGATTCTCAAATTGCAAAAATGAATAATAGTTATGTTGGAGTTGTTTATACTAATCAAGAGTTATCTAATGATTATGTATCTTCAATAGAAAAACAATTTAGTAAAAAATTTGATGTTAAATTATCATTATCACAAAATGTTTGTGATTACGATGGTATTAAAGTAGATATTGATGGACTAGGGGTTGAAATTTCTTTCTCAAAAGAGAGATTAAAATCACAGTTAATAGATCATATTTTAAAAGCAGTTTAG
- a CDS encoding F0F1 ATP synthase subunit B: MKRILLLGLALAPVALLANEGAVETDIVQRTVNFIIFAGILWYLLADKIKAFFADRTLSIQGELDKVQDTLKASKDKVSDAQKKLEEAKKIAADIIEGAKADIDSVKQKVATAVDSDITHLNKSLDEMMKVETSKAKREVVAKVLEELLSSENIKLTQDELANIVLKKVA, translated from the coding sequence ATGAAAAGAATATTATTACTCGGATTGGCTTTAGCTCCTGTTGCATTACTTGCAAACGAAGGTGCGGTAGAAACTGATATAGTACAAAGAACCGTTAACTTTATAATATTTGCTGGAATTTTATGGTATTTACTTGCTGATAAAATTAAAGCATTTTTTGCTGATAGAACTTTATCTATTCAAGGTGAGCTTGATAAAGTACAAGATACTTTAAAAGCTTCTAAAGATAAAGTTTCAGATGCACAGAAAAAATTAGAAGAAGCAAAAAAAATTGCTGCTGATATAATTGAAGGTGCAAAAGCTGATATAGATTCAGTTAAACAAAAAGTTGCAACTGCTGTTGATTCAGATATTACTCATTTAAATAAAAGTTTAGATGAAATGATGAAAGTTGAAACATCAAAGGCTAAGAGAGAAGTTGTTGCTAAAGTTCTTGAAGAGCTATTAAGTTCAGAAAATATTAAATTAACTCAAGATGAGTTAGCAAATATTGTTCTTAAAAAGGTAGCATAA
- a CDS encoding F0F1 ATP synthase subunit B' produces the protein MLDISPVLLLSSGIIFLLVVARLNSCLFKPLLKHMDDRTASIKRDLEDAKSNGADVDGLLAEANDIISKAKKEAAAIREQAYKEAKDSADAKLASAKSDLEAKSAEFAKNLQDETKALRDSLVSSMPQFNESLKAKLSSI, from the coding sequence ATGTTAGACATAAGTCCTGTATTATTGCTTAGCTCTGGTATCATCTTTCTTTTGGTTGTTGCTAGACTAAACAGTTGTCTTTTCAAGCCTTTACTAAAGCACATGGATGATAGAACAGCTTCTATAAAAAGAGATTTAGAAGATGCGAAATCAAACGGTGCTGATGTAGATGGTTTGTTAGCGGAAGCAAATGATATCATTTCAAAAGCTAAAAAGGAAGCAGCTGCAATTAGAGAACAAGCTTATAAGGAAGCAAAGGATAGTGCTGATGCAAAACTTGCAAGTGCTAAATCTGATTTAGAAGCAAAGTCTGCGGAATTTGCAAAGAACTTACAAGACGAGACTAAAGCTCTAAGAGATTCTTTAGTATCTTCTATGCCTCAATTTAATGAGAGCCTAAAAGCTAAGCTTAGCTCAATTTAA
- a CDS encoding ParB/RepB/Spo0J family partition protein — protein MALGRGLGELLGEVESAYESSTRNNKSGVNKIDVASIKANPNQPRKIFDEEKLNDLSESIKEHGLLQPIVVIENDNNTYTLVAGERRLRAHKLAKIDKIKAIIIDADEFKLRELALIENIQRDDLNIIELAYCYAQLLNEHNITHEELSRKVFKSRTSITNTLRLLQLSSYVQQFLATDKISAGHAKVMIGLSVDEQKMVCDSIIGQKLSVRETEKLVKDLKEKNSDKPKKKKESNTYDINPLKNLMNKLQENDLKVKVEKNYFKIEFNSQDDIEKISSYFNLQ, from the coding sequence ATGGCATTAGGTAGAGGATTAGGAGAATTATTAGGAGAAGTTGAATCAGCATATGAGAGTTCAACTAGAAACAACAAATCAGGTGTAAATAAAATAGATGTTGCATCTATTAAAGCTAATCCAAATCAACCAAGAAAAATATTTGATGAAGAAAAATTAAATGATTTAAGTGAATCAATTAAAGAGCATGGGTTGTTACAACCTATTGTTGTTATAGAAAATGATAATAATACTTATACTTTAGTTGCAGGGGAGAGAAGATTAAGAGCTCATAAACTTGCAAAAATTGATAAAATCAAAGCTATTATAATCGATGCCGATGAATTTAAATTAAGAGAATTAGCTTTAATTGAAAATATTCAAAGAGATGATTTAAATATAATAGAATTAGCATATTGTTACGCACAGTTACTAAATGAACATAATATTACCCATGAAGAATTATCAAGAAAAGTATTTAAAAGTAGAACTTCTATAACTAACACATTAAGATTGTTACAATTAAGCTCATATGTACAACAATTTTTAGCAACGGACAAAATTAGTGCAGGTCATGCAAAAGTTATGATAGGTCTTAGTGTTGATGAACAAAAAATGGTATGTGATTCAATTATTGGACAAAAACTTTCAGTTAGGGAAACAGAAAAATTAGTTAAAGATTTAAAAGAAAAAAATAGTGATAAACCTAAGAAAAAGAAAGAATCAAACACTTATGATATTAATCCATTAAAAAATTTAATGAATAAACTTCAAGAAAACGATTTAAAAGTAAAAGTTGAAAAGAATTACTTTAAAATTGAATTTAACTCACAAGATGATATTGAGAAAATATCTTCATATTTTAATTTACAATAG
- a CDS encoding ParA family protein, translating into MTEIISIANQKGGVGKTTTAVNLSAALALEGKRVLLIDADPQANATTSLGFHRDTYEYNIYHVMLGTKELSEIILDSEIENLKVAPSNIGLVGIEKEFYKNTKERELVLKRKIDPVKKDFDYIIIDSPPALGPITINTLSASTSVLIPIQCEFFALEGLAQLLNTIKLVKQTINQGLQIRGFLPTMYSSQNNLSKQVFADLAQHFENKLFKIDDDSYVVIPRNVKLAESPSFGKPIMLYDTNSSGTKAYTNLARAIAG; encoded by the coding sequence ATGACAGAAATTATTTCAATAGCTAATCAAAAAGGTGGAGTAGGTAAAACTACTACTGCTGTAAACTTAAGTGCAGCACTTGCATTAGAAGGAAAAAGAGTATTATTAATTGATGCTGATCCTCAAGCAAATGCTACAACTTCATTAGGATTTCATAGGGATACTTATGAATACAATATTTATCATGTAATGTTAGGGACAAAAGAATTAAGTGAAATTATCTTAGATTCTGAAATAGAAAATTTAAAAGTAGCTCCTTCAAATATTGGTCTTGTAGGAATTGAAAAAGAATTTTATAAAAATACAAAAGAAAGAGAATTAGTATTAAAAAGAAAAATTGATCCAGTAAAAAAAGATTTTGATTATATAATTATCGATTCACCTCCAGCACTTGGACCAATTACAATAAATACTTTAAGTGCATCAACATCTGTTCTTATCCCAATTCAGTGTGAGTTTTTTGCATTAGAAGGTCTTGCACAGTTATTGAACACTATAAAATTAGTAAAACAAACTATTAACCAAGGTTTACAAATTAGAGGTTTTTTACCAACAATGTACAGTTCTCAAAATAACTTGTCAAAACAAGTATTTGCAGATTTAGCACAACATTTTGAAAATAAACTATTTAAAATTGATGATGATTCATATGTGGTGATTCCAAGAAATGTTAAATTAGCAGAAAGCCCTAGTTTTGGGAAACCAATTATGTTATATGATACAAACTCAAGTGGTACAAAAGCATATACAAATTTAGCAAGAGCAATTGCAGGTTAA
- a CDS encoding biotin--[acetyl-CoA-carboxylase] ligase, which translates to MKIIRLEQVNSTHTYLKEYILKNGFEESLCIFTDYQTNGLGSRGNSWSGKKGNLFFSFVIKKEFLPSDLPLQSVSIYVSFILKKILKDLGSKIWLKWPNDFYIDNKKIGGTITTVSKDLIYCGIGLNLLAVDEAFGKLDIKIDVNNVLESYFKLLGEKILWKQIFSDFRIEFQHSKKFQTTIDDQKVSLENAILNEDGSIQVNNKKVFSLR; encoded by the coding sequence ATGAAAATTATAAGATTAGAACAAGTTAACTCAACACATACATATCTAAAAGAGTACATATTAAAAAATGGATTTGAAGAATCATTATGTATTTTTACAGATTATCAAACAAATGGTTTAGGAAGTAGGGGAAACTCTTGGAGTGGGAAAAAAGGCAATTTATTTTTCTCTTTTGTAATTAAAAAAGAGTTTTTACCTAGTGATTTACCATTACAAAGTGTCTCTATTTATGTATCTTTTATACTAAAAAAAATATTAAAAGACTTAGGCTCAAAGATTTGGTTAAAATGGCCAAATGATTTTTATATTGACAATAAAAAAATCGGAGGTACAATTACTACAGTATCTAAAGATTTGATATATTGTGGAATTGGATTAAATTTATTAGCTGTAGATGAGGCTTTTGGTAAATTAGATATTAAAATTGATGTAAATAATGTACTGGAAAGTTATTTTAAACTCTTAGGGGAAAAGATTTTATGGAAGCAAATATTTAGTGACTTTAGGATAGAATTTCAACATAGCAAAAAGTTCCAAACAACCATAGATGATCAAAAAGTTTCCCTCGAAAATGCGATATTAAATGAAGATGGTTCAATACAAGTAAACAATAAAAAGGTATTTAGTTTAAGATGA